From Topomyia yanbarensis strain Yona2022 chromosome 1, ASM3024719v1, whole genome shotgun sequence, one genomic window encodes:
- the LOC131692734 gene encoding tyramine beta-hydroxylase, which produces MLCDVWLSSISRRCIATYPGGSHRLWSILPRTEPVGTVGWALFLTKQLAASIRTSSFSNTFPLNHPALSADISANQVHTLNLDHHRLKLTWMMDWYRKEVLFHVRNTFLHGRYKFFALGFSPRGELKRTDLCVFSSGGDGMYHQVLDTYTSRDFNRIYADISQDCSVMRIDESSIAFRRKFDTCDPQDVAIHGGTMYVVWMRGKKELDFSSNRTVMPKIGKSDQGILPVQILRADVIEIPEKKSLIKTLDIALNRAVIPAVETTYWCKVQRLEPWLARKKHHIVQFEPIITNENVVHHLEVFQCITDPNQEIPVYEGSCADMPPEAKICNKVMALWAMGAASFTYPHETGLPVGGKDFNPYVRLEVHFNNPDLKTGIIDSSGMRINVVSKLRKYDAGIMELGLEYTDKMAIPPGQIAFPLTGYCIAECTKIALPPGGITIFGSQLHTHLRGVRIHTRHFRKGVELRDVNRDDFYSHHYQEIRQLRYRPKVLPGDALMTTCYYDTRGYETATLGGFSISDEMCVNYISYYPATKLELCKSAISEKSLYNYFKYMREVEQQSTIQPGGGRSDNYHNIHWTKTRADQLFEYYLQEPLSMQCNQSDGFRFEGFDWEGAPITEFSPPRKTLTEHCEIPPELNWFKPLEVGKCDAFGECIYADEKIKE; this is translated from the exons ATGTTGTGCGATGTTTGGTTGTCGTCAATTTCTAGAAGGTGTATTGCGACTTACCCGGGAGGGAGCCATAGACTGTGGTCGATACTACCTCGAACGGAGCCGGTCGGTACAGTGGGTTGGGCTTTATTTCTGACCAAGCAGCTGGCTGCTTCGATTCGTACATCTTCATTCTCTAATACATTTCCCCTAAACCACCCTGCACTTTCGGCAGACATCTCCGCGAACCAGGTCCACACGCTCAACCTGGATCACCACCGGCTGAAGCTGACCTGGATGATGGACTGGTACCGGAAGGAGGTGCTGTTTCACGTCCGGAACACCTTCCTGCATGGGCGGTACAAGTTTTTCGCGCTCGGCTTCAGCCCTCGGGGTGAATTGAAACGGACCGATCTGTGTGTGTTCTCGAGTGGAGGTGATGGCATGTACCACCAGGTACTGGATACCTATACATCGCGGGATTTCAATCGGATCTACGCGGACATTTCGCAGGATTGCAGCGTGATGCGAATCGACGAGAGTTCCATCGCCTTCCGGAGGAAGTTCGATACCTGTGATCCACAGGATGTGGCCATCCACGGTGGAACGATGTACGTGGTTTGGATGAGAGGGAAAAAGGAACTGGATTTTTCCTCCAACAGGACGGTGATGCCAAAGATCGGTAAGAGTGATCAGGGGATCCTACCGGTGCAGATTTTGCGGGCCGATGTTATCGAGATCCCGGAGAAGAAATCATTAATCAAGACGCTCGACATTGCGTTGAACCGAGCGGTCATTCCTGCGGTGGAGACTACCTATTGGTGTAAGGTGCAGCGACTGGAACCTTGGCTGGCTCGGAAGAAACATCACATAGTACAATTTGAACCAATTATCACGAATGAAAACGTCGTTCATCACTTGGAGGTATTCCAGTGTATCACCGATCCCAACCAGGAGATTCCGGTTTACGAGGGTAGCTGTGCGGATATGCCTCCGGAAGCGAAAATCTGTAACAAAGTTATGGCTCTGTGGGCCATGGGAGCGGCTTCTTTTACGTATCCACACGAAACTGGCCTTCCCGTGGGCGGAAAGGACTTCAATCCATACGTTAGATTGGAGGTTCATTTCAATAATCCAGACTTGAAAACTGGCATCATTGACAGCTCAGGAATGCGTATCAATGTAGTTTCGAAGCTGAGGAAATACGACGCTGGCATAATGGAACTGGGTTTGGAGTACACCGACAAGATGGCTATTCCGCCGGGGCAGATCGCGTTCCCTCTAACCGGTTACTGCATTGCGGAATGCACTAAAATTGCGCTACCGCCCGGGGGTATTACGATTTTCGGTTCTCAACTCCATACTCACCTGCGAGGCGTTCGAATTCACACGAGACACTTCCGCAAGGGAGTGGAACTCAGGGATGTTAACCGAGATGATTTCTATTCCCATCACTATCAGGAGATCAGACAGCTGAGATATCGACCGAAAGTTTTACCG GGTGATGCACTGATGACGACCTGTTACTACGACACTCGAGGATACGAAACGGCTACGTTGGGAGGATTCTCCATCAGCGACGAGATGTGTGTTAATTATATCAGCTACTATCCGGCTACCAAGTTGGAACTATGCAAAAgcgccatctctgagaaatctCTCTACAACTATTTCAAATACATGCGGGA AGTGGAACAACAAAGCACCATCCAACCGGGAGGAGGTCGCTCGGATAACTATCACAACATTCATTGGACTAAAACCAGGGCTGATCAGCTGTTCGAGTACTACCTGCAAGAACCATTGAGCATGCAGTGCAATCAATCCGATGGCTTCCGCTTCGAAGGTTTCGACTGGGAGGGGGCTCCCATCACAGAGTTTAGTCCCCCCAGGAAAACCCTCACTGAACATTGTGAGATTCCACCCGAACTGAACTGGTTCAAACCGCTAGAGGTGGGAAAGTGTGACGCTTTCGGAGAGTGCATCTACGCTGACGAAAAAATCAAGGAGTAA
- the LOC131692766 gene encoding mediator of RNA polymerase II transcription subunit 8 encodes MQREEKQLDMLLEAVLNRLNDLKHSIGAMLHRLETEYETISWPTFLDNFALISSHLTGLTKILSSEIGAPLRNLTVLPLLLTPERDEALLQLTEGRIPVFSHDLVPDYLRTKPDPGAESRMAAHEAKANNLLTETAMKQVAQYTKVISHVWDIVSKAKEEWDTEASSRPGIQQTSSMADTQALVAAVGLGNGLTLPVGPGGVPGSGIMIPPVIRQASPMSAVSPSGAGPLGKMPSGIKTNIKAANQVHPYR; translated from the exons ATGCAGCGAGAAGAGAAACAATTGGACATGCTGCTGGAGGCCGTACTCAACCGGCTTAACGACCTAAAACACTCCATCGGAGCAATGTTGCACCGGCTTGAAACGGAATATGAAACCATCAGTTGGCCGACATTCCTGGACAATTTCGCCCTCATTTCCAGCCAT CTAACCGGACTGACCAAGATCCTATCATCCGAAATCGGTGCTCCCCTACGCAATCTCACCGTTCTTCCGCTGCTGCTAACCCCGGAACGGGATGAAGCTCTACTACAGCTGACCGAAGGTCGCATCCCAGTATTCTCGCACGATCTCGTCCCGGACTATCTCCGCACGAAACCGGACCCCGGTGCCGAGTCCCGTATGGCAGCCCACGAAGCGAAAGCGAACAACCTACTGACGGAAACGGCCATGAAACAGGTTGCCCAGTACACCAAAGTCATCTCGCACGTTTGGGACATTGTCAGCAAGGCGAAGGAAGAATGGGACACGGAAGCTTCATCCCGACCCGGCATTCAGCAGACCAGTTCGATGGCGGACACACAGGCACTGGTGGCGGCGGTCGGGCTGGGAAACGGGCTAACTCTTCCCGTTGGACCAGGTGGGGTACCCGGTTCGGGTATTATGATTCCACCGGTGATTCGGCAGGCTTCGCCTATGAGTGCCGTGTCACCGTCCGGTGCGGGTCCGCTTGGGAAGATGCCGTCTGGGATTAAGACTAACATCAAAGCCGCTAACCAGGTGCACCCTTATCGATAA
- the LOC131692686 gene encoding syndetin, whose product MDKMEEIKYKVLDLINKKKDVKIPKMGFTDYYVQQQQESVPQQKHSSVPGGSGSRTAASSGRNSAASSSHFEYSPFDDADDQLDTRSKDSNASKMSDQEILESIEAIYFDSGSNTGLHELKKLSETDDLLNCKNIERAMGTLKQQHKVVSKKALQLILEQRPACGEEFQRIQETEVILRDTIEKCRTARTHLDESKTLLTTTNLEILAGYKKRQTLGNLLKTLNGLKSMRSIDQRLQKRLSEADYSGAIAILLENKNLSEKFQQYRCIESLSAKLQDTLMMSEVQLEAVLNEIPTGFDAKKYAKLQEAYKLLEKQLLAMDQLQMNFISSIHTAAFTALKQHMEASLEEGSKQKLTFEQMCEAVPSEKYIHCLTDLCRAFWKILVSYYQVRCWHQNQKLYEKGLEAQHKDSVVRKVQDGSFHEEYIEKKLESGQFRLWSDIQAKLCMFISSTKLSALKYEYFIQILAIVQRLKKVGIEFCDDPSEKLMEHLQQQSVEFFRRYHISCLEEIGLFFDHEVWVPIGSFNDVSQLQEYKNFKHALQNGAVRGGKSLNQESKSMEALGVDGAGGQQVTSTSSMHSQDESSLYGSCGYFLRFTEKSSPFDGGFDCTMLEEDILAGIADESSYYYSEDSSDSDETYFEPSSVPKKISKPSKTLSSSTVGLTVTNTSLTVLRCIGRYLYFCKLLHSIAPHIVMSMTELLDFYLYSVHEIFSRDLSVPKDNLYSAALRRMLSRIQSTIIPKLRKWPLSDEMIKEDLANPDLLYGLQKRIVATESCISLIGQFRLMEEYLSGLMQASPADSQEQLRQYLAEATKAAPDMRKPIFMCVTARVVDLSNVLHGMGKVKWDINHVNVQHSAYIDTMNRGVQYFAMRLEEIATQQATIPKEALWDCFVHVLTHLLVEGFASAKKCSAGGRALMQLDFIHFISILEIISGGKYPEHRAYVEQYIKAYYRPKDVLEQWLIEGHSRGYSTKHLTALVQCACTTDKKLRQRLLALVESGGASGSGGAGGSGGVGESNGVQRDDLNKES is encoded by the exons ATGGATAAAATGGAGGAGATCAAGTACAAGGTGCTGGATCTAATCAATAAAAAG AAGGACGTAAAAATCCCCAAGATGGGATTTACGGATTATTACGTGCAACAACAGCAGGAAAGCGTACCACAACAAAAACATTCCTCGGTACCGGGCGGCAGCGGCTCACGAACAGCTGCTTCGTCCGGTCGGAATTCGGCGGCTTCCTCCTCTCACTTTGAGTACAGCCCGTTTGACGATGCGGACGATCAGTTGGACACCCGAAGTAAGGATTCGAATGCGAGCAAAATGTCTGATCAGGAAATTCTCGAATCCATCGAAGCGATCTACTTCGACAGCGGAAGTAATACTGGCCTTCACGAATTAAAG AAACTTTCGGAAACGGATGACCTCTTGAACTGCAAGAACATTGAGAGAGCCATGGGAACGCTGAAGCAGCAGCACAAAGTAGTCTCAAAGAAGGCACTGCAGTTGATACTGGAACAACGACCGGCATGTGGTGAAGAATTCCAGCGCATCCAGGAAACGGAAGTTATCTTGCGGGACACAATAGAAAAGTGTCGCACCGCCCGGACGCATCTGGATGAATCGAAAACGCTCCTCACGACCACTAATCTAGAGATTCTGGCAGGTTATAAAAAACGTCAAACACTGGGTAACCTATTAAAAACATTGAACGGACTGAAAAGTATGCGTTCAATCGACCAGCGGTTACAGAAGCGACTGTCCGAGGCGGATTACAGCGGAGCAATCGCTATTTTGCTGGAGAATAAAAATCTTTCAGAGAAGTTTCAACAGTACAGGTGTATCGAGTCGCTGTCGGCTAAGCTACAGGACACACTGATGATGAGTGAGGTTCAGTTGGAAGCGGTGCTGAACGAAATTCCGACCGGGTTCGATGCTAAAAAGTATGCCAAACTACAGGAAGCGTACAAACTATTGGAGAAGCAGCTACTGGCGATGGATCaactgcaaatgaattttatctcgTCGATTCATACGGCCGCTTTCACGGCACTGAAACAGCACATGGAGGCCAGTCTGGAAGAGGGTAGTAAGCAAAAGCTGACGTTCGAACAGATGTGCGAAGCGGTTCCAAGCGAGAAGTACATTCACTGCCTGACGGATTTGTGTCGGGCGTTCTGGAAAATTTTGGTTTCCTACTATCAGGTTCGGTGTTGGCACCAGAATCAGAAGCTATACGAGAAGGGCTTGGAAGCTCAGCACAAAGATTCGGTCGTTCGGAAGGTGCAAGATGGTAGCTTTCACGAGGAGTACATCGAAAAGAAGCTGGAAAGTGGTCAGTTTCGGCTGTGGAGTGACATTCAGGCCAAGCTGTGCATGTTCATTAGCAGTACTAAACTGAGTGCGTTGAAGTACGAGTATTTTATCCAAATATTGGCGATTGTTCAGCGGTTAAAGAAGGTCGGGATTGAATTTTGTGACGATCCGTCGGAGAAGCTGATGGAGCATTTGCAGCAGCAAAGTGTGGAGTTTTTCCGGAGGTACCACATCAGCTGTCTGGAGgaaattggtttgttttttgaTCACGAGGTGTGGGTGCCGATTGGAAGCTTTAACGATGTCAGTCAGCTTCAGGAGTACAAAAATTTTAAGCACGCTCTGCAGAATGGGGCAGTGCGAGGTGGTAAATCGTTGAACCAAGAGAGCAAGTCGATGGAGGCATTGGGGGTCGATGGAGCGGGTGGTCAACAGGTGACTAGTACCTCTTCCATGCATTCCCAGGATGAAAGCTCCCTGTACGGATCATGCGGATATTTCCTGAGATTTACGGAGAAGAGTTCGCCATTTGATGGTGGCTTCGATTGTACCATGTTGGAAGAGGACATCCTGGCTGGTATAGCTGATGAATCTTCGTACTACTATTCGGAGGATAGCAGCGACAGCGACGAGACCTATTTCGAACCAAGTTCTGTGCCGAAGAAAATCTCGAAACCATCCAAAACCCTTTCTTCGTCAACGGTGGGTCTTACGGTGACCAATACGTCGCTGACCGTTCTACGTTGCATCGGCCGGTATCTGTATTTCTGCAAGCTACTGCATTCAATCGCTCCTCACATCGTTATGTCCATGACAGAGCTGCTCGACTTCTATCTTTACTCGGTGCATGAAATCTTTTCCCGTGATCTGTCGGTGCCAAAAGATAATCTGTATTCTGCAGCTCTCCGGCGAATGCTTAGTCGTATTCAGTCTACTATTATTCCAAAGCTTCGCAAGTGGCCCCTCTCGGATGAGATGATAAAAGAGGATCTGGCTAATCCAGATCTGCTGTACGGACTGCAGAAGCGAATAGTTGCAACCGAAAGCTGCATCAGTTTGATCGGTCAGTTCCGTCTGATGGAGGAGTACTTAAGCGGTTTGATGCAGGCCTCCCCCGCCGATAGCCAGGAACAGCTTCGGCAGTATCTGGCGGAGGCAACCAAAGCAGCTCCTGATATGAGGAAGCCAATTTTCATGTGTGTCACTGCACGGGTGGTGGACCTGTCGAACGTCCTGCACGGGATGGGCAAGGTAAAGTGGGACATCAATCACGTGAACGTGCAGCACAGCGCGTATATTGATACGATGAATAGG GGAGTTCAGTACTTTGCCATGCGGTTGGAGGAAATTGCCACCCAGCAGGCGACCATTCCGAAGGAAGCACTATGGGACTGTTTCGTGCATGTGCTGACGCATTTGCTGGTGGAAGG CTTCGCGAGTGCAAAGAAATGCTCGGCCGGAGGGCGAGCCCTGATGCAGTTGGACTTTATCCACTTCATCTCGATCCTGGAGATCATCTCCGGTGGTAAATATCCGGAGCACCGTGCCTACGTCGAGCAGTACATCAAGGCGTACTATAGACCGAAGGATGTGCTGGAGCAGTGGCTGATCGAGGGTCACTCCCGGGGGTACTCGACGAAGCATCTGACCGCGTTGGTGCAGTGTGCCTGTACTACTGATAAAAAGCTGCGCCAAAGGCTGCTGGCACTGGTGGAAAGTGGGGGTGCTAGTGGTAGTGGGGGTGCTGGTGGTAGTGGTGGCGTTGGCGAAAGCAACGGCGTTCAACGCGATGATCTGAACAAAGAATCTTAA